The genomic DNA ATAATTACTGATGTGATGCCAAGGCAGAGATGTATAAAATCTTTTTTGAATACAGCTCTGTCTTTTTCTGTCCTGAATGTTTAAAACTTGACAATGAAAAAATACTGTGGTATAGTCCTTCTATAACGCGGAGGGTATATTAAATTATGCTGGATAAGCGAATATTTCTTTGCAGTGAACAGTTCATTGCGAAAAGGATTATTGGCTTATCCTTTTTATTTTTGAACTGTTATTTGCTAAAAAAATAAAGGAGGAGTAATAATGACTGTTACAAAAATAAAAAACGGAAGTATGTCGAAGGAATTTATAAAGTTTGTTATTCCGGCAATTATCAGCATGGTCGTAACTTCGATGTATAGTATTATCGACGGTATTTTCGTGGGACGGGGAGTAGGTGAAAATGCTCTTGCTGCTGTAAATATTGCCTATCCTCTGATCATGCTTCATATTGCACTTGCTATGCTTGTGGCAATAGGCGGTGCCAATGCATTTTCCATTAATAAAGGCAGGGGAGATATAAAAAATGCCAACAGAATATTTTTGCAGAGTATGATTCTGATAGTCGGAATCAGTGTTATCCTTAATGTTTTGATACTGGTATTTCCAACACAGGTCAGCAGACTTCTGGGGGCAGATGACATGCTGCTTCCTTATGTGCGTGATTATATAAAATGGGTAGCGTTATTTGCAGTTATTTATATGCCCGGACTTGCACTCAGCATTTTTATCCGGAACGATGATGCTCCAAAGCGTGAGATGACAGGAACTTTAATCGGAGCAGTAACCAATATAGTACTTGACTATTTGTTTATCATGGTATTTGATATGGGTGTTTCCGGAGCTGCGATTGCTACAGGAATAGGGCAGTTGGTTTCGACATTTATTTTTATGACACATTTTACAAAGAAAAACCGGTTATTGAAAATAGAAAAAGTAAAATTCTACATTGATGATATAAAATATATATTTATAAATGGAAGTCCGTCATTTTTGATGGAATTCAGCCAGGCAGCAGTAGCTTTCAGTTTTAATATTGTTCTGCTGTCACGTATCGGAGCTCTGGGAGTATCAGCTTACAGCATTGTTATGTATATATGTTCAATATTTAATATGATACTTATTGGTCTTGTGCAGGGAATACAGCCGATTATGAGCTTTAATTACGGGAAGGGCAACAGAGAAAATATCCAAAAAGTTTATAAAATGGCGGTAAGGACATCATTATGCCTGACGGTTATCGTATATATAGCAGTATTTATTTTCGGAAAAGCATTATCAGATATTTTTATACGAAATAATACGCAGGTTACAAATATGGCCTTGAATATGATGAGATACTATTTTCTGGCCTTTTTCCCAATTGGTATTTCGCTGATTAATATTTTATATTTTCAAATAATAAGACATGAAAAATGGGCTGTTTTTCTTTCATTTATAAGGTGTATAGGCTTCGTTCAGCTGTCGCTTCTTATAATGCCGGAATTGTTTGGAATTACAGGTATATTTCTTTCGTTTTTATGCGGCGAGCTTGCCAATTGTTTTATTTCCGTCATACTTTATAAATATGCAGAGAAAAGTCAGAGTAATACAGTAAAAATTTCAGATAAAAAAGTTTTATTCAGAAATATTGAAACAGATTAGAAAAATTATTATAAAAATTGAAATAAAAAATACAGAATACAAAGAAAAAAATATATTTTTTAAAATTAAGCTGTTTAAAAATAATAAAGACAGCTTAATTTTTTTATGAATATATATATAACTGTATATACCGTAAAATATTTTTTTCTTTACAAATTAATATCTGAATGATATAATTAAGAAACTTAATTAAGTGTATTAATTATATTGCCGGAAAGGAGATATCTTAGTGAATGATGCAGGAAATAATTATTTAAAAGAAAGAAACTTGAAAATACTGAAAAGGATTTTATTTGAGAAAAAAACAGCTACAAAAACGGAATTATCGAATATTTCCACTTTAAGCACAGTAACTGTAAATTCACTTGTTAAAGTTCTGGTGGAAACCGGTGAATTTATTGAAGGTGAATTAATACAGCAAAAAATGGGGAGACCGGCTGTTATTTATTCATTTAATTATAACTTTCAAAAATATCTTCTTCTTTCAATTCAGGAGGAAAAAAATAAATTATATATAAATACGGTAATAACCAATATGGCCGGCGAAATAACAGACAGAAAGCTGTATTCCTTTGAGAATATCGAAATGCAGGCGATAATAGAAATTATAGACGAAGCAGTTAAGGGAAATAACAGCATAGCAGCGATAGGGATATCTATTCCCGGGCAGACTAAAGATGAGAAAATATTTGTAAGCTGGAATGAGAAGCTGAACGGCTGGAATTTGAAAAAGGAAATAAGCTCAAAATATGATATTCCGGTAAAAGTAGAGAATGATGCCAATTTAGTAACTGTAGGTTACTGTATAAAAAATAATATATACAGCAGAGAATCTGTGGTAGGTATATATTTTCCAAAAGACAGCCTTCCCGGAGCCAGTATATTTTGGGACGGAAAGATTTTTACGGGGAAAGACGGTCTGGCAGGAGAGATAAAATATCTTCCCGACTTTATTAATTACAGAAAGATAACTTCGGTTGACAGTGTCATAGAAAAGCTGATTAATACCATTGTTTTGTTTAACAGTATTACAGCACCTGGACTGTTTATAATTTATGCAGAAAATATAAATGAGGATGAATTTCAGAAGAGGGTATATGATAATGAAATCATAAAGAGACAGCCTAATGTACCGGTTATAAAGGTGGCGGATACTTTCGGGGAAGATATAATTACAGGTCTGCAATGGCTGGTAGCATCAGATATTGATGTACAGGAAAGTGTCGATTAATACACAGGAATTTTTTCAGAAATAAAAATCATAATATAAAATCCGGGAGGTATATAAAATGGGAATAAAAGCTATTGTTATGGATGTTGACGGGACATTAACAAATGACAAAAAGGAAATCACGCCGAAAACGAGAGAAGTTTTGCTGAAAGCACAAGAACAAGGAATTCTACTGATTTTAGCTTCGGGCAGACCGACAACAGGCTTGGTTGAAATGGGGAAAGTGCTTGAGATGGATAAAAACAACGGACTGTTTATTTCATATAACGGTTCAAAGGTAATAAATTTTCAGACAGGGGAGGAATTATTTAATGAGCCTCTGAAGCTGGAAGACGCTAAAGCAGTATTGGAGCATATGAAAAAATTCGAGATAAAACCAATGATTGATAAGGGCGATTATATGTATGTAAACGATGTTTATAACTGTATGATTAGATTCAGAGGGGAACCCTTTAATGTTATAAAATATGAATCAAGAGGCGGCAATTATAAATTATGCGAGATTGATGATCTGGCAGCATTTGTGGATTACCCGCTGAATAAGATACTTACTGCCGGCGAGCCTGAGTATCTGCAGGAGCACTATATTGAAATGATGGAGCCGTTTAAAGATAAGCTGAATTGTATGTTTACAGGACCATTTTATTTTGAATTTACTGCGAAGGATATAGATAAGGCAAAAGCACTGGATACTGTGCTGAAGCCGCTGGATATAACAGCTGACGAAGTGATTGCATTTGGTGACGGGCATAATGACATCTCTATTATAAAGTATGCCGGAACAGGTGTAGCTATGGAAAATGCCGTAGCTGACCTGAAAGAGGCGGCAGATGAGATTACTTTGTCAAATGAACAGGACGGAATTGCGGAGTCTTTATTAAAGCATATTTCCAATCTTTGATTGAAATTAATGTATATAATATCAGATACGGAGTAAATATTAAGAACCGAGGATCAGGCTGAATGCTGAGATCCTCGATTTTACTATGGGAATTTGATAATTGTGAAAGGAAACATATTGCTTTTCAACAGAGTAAATTATTGGTTATTATCAATATAAATATTTGTATTTTCTTAAGTACATACCAGATGTATCATAACCTATTATTTCTTCAAACCAAATCTTATATGTGCTTCCTTTTTTTAGAGCACGCGCTTCTTTAGCTGTAATATAAAATCCAAATTCTTTTCCGCTCTGCTTACTTCTACAAAGCATGAAAGGAATTTCGGGAGATACTGAAGTAACAGTACAGGCTTCTATAAATCTTGCAAATCCTGTTAAATTAATAATAAAAAATAGAAAAACAAGAAATTTTTTCATATAACCTCCTTTTAGTAATTTGTTTTTTATTTGTCTTAATATTCAAGAATATCACTCAGACTTATTTTTTCTTTCCCGTCAGTTATTACATAGATATTAACAGGAGTAACTTCTATATAATCACCGTCATTTTCAACAGGAATATGCACCACATGATTTTTGAAAGCTGCTGTTATTACCTTTCCATTCTTTGTATTTCCCTGAACCTCCCATTTTATTTTCTCTTTGTTTACATCCTCGCCGGAAACTGCCGTGAGAATTTCTTTTGTCAAATCCTCGACAGAATTGGAATTTAGTAACTTATTCGGTAAAATTATACTTTTTGTTGTTTCGATATAATCTGAGTTAGTACCGCAGCCGATAAAAAATAATGCCGTTAAAAAAAGTAAAAAATATTTTTTCACATAATCACCTCTAATCTAATAATTTTTAATATAAAAAAGTAGAATTTTCCAAAATATAGCTTCCGTATTCTTCATGGAAAAAAATCTTATAAACTCTTCCGATTTTATGGTACTCTGTCCATGCATATCCGTTAACTCCGCTTGGCATATGAAATGTAAATATCTTACCGCTCTCCAGACTGCGGCAGCGAAAATTATAATTATTCAGATTTCTGGAAAGAACCCTGCATTCATTAACAAACCTTGAAAATGAAAAACTTGATAATAACAAAAAAAGTACTAAAAATTTCTTTAACATACATCCTCCTAAAATTTTATATATTATATGGGTATACCGAAAGGCATACCGGTTACAAACTGTCATAAATTCTGGATAATTCCAGTGTTCTCTTTTTTGTTTCCTCTAAAAATACACTTCTCCCGGTGACTCTGCCCATTGAACCGCCTTCAAATTCAGCAGCTGCTTCATTTATTTTGGAGTCTCTCATTTTTATCCAGTTCCGCTGTTTGTCTCTTAATGAAATCTGTTCCTCTTTTGAAAGTTTTTCCATTAAAAGCTTATAAATAATATTAAGCTCTGTATCCCATGCTCCGGAAGCATAATTTATAGCAGCAGTCATATCAGCAGTTGACTGTGAATAGGACAGCATATCATCTAATTCCTGATCAACAGGCTTCATTTTTGCAATCAGATTTTTTTCATAATTTGTATTTTTGGAGACACTCTTTTTTTTCTTTATATTTTCATCTGAAATCAGGTCACTTTCCAAAACTAATTTCCAGTCTCCGTTTATATTTTCAAAAATAAGGTATGACGGGTAGTCATTTGTTCCGTTTTTCGTGGTTACTTCTTTCAAAAAATCAACCTTAACCTGTCTCTCTGAAAGAATTTTATATTCAATATCCCCTTTTATTTCCTGACCATAAATATTATTTTTTTCAAAAAACTTCTTTTTGTCTGAAATATACTCTGCTTTGGTAACTGTTTGCTGATAATACTCTATTTTATCAGCCAGTATTGATTCTAATGCTGTAATATCCTTGTTGCTCGTGGCACTATTCCATTTTCTGACTATTTTTTCTATCTTCTGATTAACTGAATCAGCTTTATTTTTTTCTATACTGTCTGTCTGCTTTGTTTTTTTATCTAATATCTTGTTAAAGATATTGTTCTTACAGGAAATTAAAGAAAAAAATAAAAGAAAAAGAAAAATTTTTTTTGATTTAGACAACTATAACCCTCCTGTTCTGTTTTTTATTTTTCAGATTTAAATTCAATATTAAAAATATATCTTTCGCGATTTTCTGGATCAGTATACATGATTAAACATACTCTGCTTCTATAATTATTTTTTATTATCATCTCCTCTCATAATAAATATTTCATTTTTTCTATTTCTGATTTTTCTCTATATTTTATTTTAAAAAAATTATAGATTAATTTTATAAATTAGATTTTTTGCTTAAAATGTTCGTATATTATAAATTTCACGAACAAAAAAATAAGAATTATGCTGATAAATATAAATTTTCTTTTATATTCCGGTCATATTATTTTTATATTAAATTTGACATTGTTAGTTAATTTTAGTATAATATATTGACTTAAATATTCGTAAAATTTATAAAATACGAATTTGATTTTTTGAAAAAATATATTAAATTTTATAATTGCAACACTGAATTTATTCAGCTGATAAACCTTCATCCGACTATTTGTCCATTCTATATTTCTTCTGTTATTAATCTCCAATCCTGAATTTAATTAACAGCAGCAATTCCTGATATACCCGAATTTATTAAGATAATCTTTTGGATACATACTTTGAAAATAGCTTTTAAATATGTATTTATTAATGTAGTGGGATTTTTTATAATACATAAAGTAACAAGCGTAATTTATGAAAAAAAATAAGGGTATTTTTAATAGATCAATCATTCTAAAAAATATTATAAAAATAATGTTTCGTATCATCAGTTACATTATTTTTCATTTATACATGCTAAAATTATAAAAACTTTACTGTATAAGTTTAGTAGATACAGCGGGAAGAAAGGAGATTTTATGAAAATTAGCTTAACAAAGGAAGACTTTAATATTGCTTTGGAAAAACTGAAAAAAGATTACAGAATTTTTGCTCCGAAACTTTTACCTTTTAAAGGAACTTTTTCTGATACACCAGTAATACGGTATGAGGAAATAAATTCATTTGAAGAGATCTGTTTTGACCAGAAATCGGATTTTTCACCAAAAGAAGTTCTTCTGCCGATTACTCAGAGAATGTTTTATTTTACAGAAAATGACTATAAAGAGCCTGATGTTGATAATAAGAAAATTCTATTATTTTTAAGAAGCTGTGACTTACATTCTGTAAAAAGAGTTGATGAAATTTATTTGAGAAATAAATTTTCTGATAAATATTATGAAACATTGAGAAACAAAGTAAAATTCGCAGTTATGGGATGTGCCGAATCATTTGAAAATTGTTTTTGCGTGGATATGGGAACTAATAAAACGGATGAATATGATATGGGAGTGAAAACAGACGGCGAAAAAATATTTTTAGATATAAGAACAGAGGAATTTTTAACGGAATTTTCCGGAAATGAAGAGGAATTCGGGATGGATTTTGTGAAAAAAAATAAAGTTCATGTTTCGATACCTGAAAATATTAATCTGGAAGATGTAATAGACTTGGATTTATGGCGGGAATATGACAGCAGATGTATAGCCTGCGGAAAATGTAATTTTGTCTGTCCGACTTGCACATGCACCACTACACAGGATATCTTCTATAAAGAAAACAGCAGTAACGGAGAACGTAGAAGAGTATGGGCGTCATGTCATGTAGATGGTTTTAGTGATATGGCAGGCGGACACAGCTTTAGACAAAAGCACGGGGACAGAATGAGATTTAAGGTAATGCATAAGATTTCGGACTTTAGGAAAAGATTTGGATACCAGATGTGTACAGGCTGCGGAAGATGTGACGACGGCTGTCCTGAATATATATCTTTTTCAAACTGTATAAATAAATTAAATAAGGTATTGAAAGAAAAAAGCGCCGGTCTGGAGGGAAAAGATGAATAATATATATTTGCCTGAGGCTTCCGAGATACTTTCAGTAGAGAAAGTAACTCCTATAGAATGGCTTTTCAGGGTAAAATTTGATAAAAAAGTGAAAAGCGGGCAGTTTATACAGATTTCTATTCCAAAAGTCGGGGAAGCACCTATTTCCATAGCTAATTTTAATGAAAGAGAAGGCTGGATAGATTTTCTCATAAGAAAAGTAGGAAAAGTAACTGATGAAATATTTAACAAGCAGGCAGGGGAAAAATTATTTTTAAGAGGGCCTTACGGGAACGGCTTTTCAATAGAGAATTTTGAAAACAAACACTTGGTAATAGTAGCCGGCGGAAGCGGTGTAGCTCCTGTAAGACCGATTATAGAGCATTTTTATGAAAACAGGGAAAAGCTGAAGTCTTTTAGAATGATAGCGGGTTTCAAAGATCTTGAGAGTGTAATATTCAAAGATGATTTCACAAGATGGAGAAAAAAGATAGATGTTCTGGTAACTCTGGATAAGGCATGCAGCCTTGAGGGAATATGTGACGGACTGGTAACCAAATATATACCGGAAACTATACTTCCGGCTGATCTCATTGATGTAGAGTATATAATAGTGGGACCGCCTGTTATGATGAAGTTTTCGTGTCAGGAGGTTTTGAGACGGGGATTATCGAAAGAACAGATATGGGTATCCTTTGAAAGGAAAATGTCATGTGCAGTAGGCAAATGCGGGCATTGTAAGATAGACGAGACATACATCTGTCTTGAAGGGCCTGTATTCAGATATGATTTTGCGGAAAAACTGCTGGATTAGGAGGGAATTATGGATATAAACAGAAAAAAAGTCACTAAAAATGCTTTCAGAGTCACTAAGATAAGAGATAAAACAGCTCTCAGAGTAAGGGTTCCCGGAGGGGAAATATCCGGAGACCTTATGTCAGTAGTGGTAAATATAGCAAATACTTACGGTAACGGACAAATACATATGACTACAAGACAGGGATTTGAAATACTGGGTATAAACTGGGAAGATATGGATAAGGTAAATAAAATGCTGCAGCCTCTTCTTG from Sebaldella termitidis ATCC 33386 includes the following:
- a CDS encoding ROK family protein, whose product is MNDAGNNYLKERNLKILKRILFEKKTATKTELSNISTLSTVTVNSLVKVLVETGEFIEGELIQQKMGRPAVIYSFNYNFQKYLLLSIQEEKNKLYINTVITNMAGEITDRKLYSFENIEMQAIIEIIDEAVKGNNSIAAIGISIPGQTKDEKIFVSWNEKLNGWNLKKEISSKYDIPVKVENDANLVTVGYCIKNNIYSRESVVGIYFPKDSLPGASIFWDGKIFTGKDGLAGEIKYLPDFINYRKITSVDSVIEKLINTIVLFNSITAPGLFIIYAENINEDEFQKRVYDNEIIKRQPNVPVIKVADTFGEDIITGLQWLVASDIDVQESVD
- the asrA gene encoding anaerobic sulfite reductase subunit AsrA, which gives rise to MKISLTKEDFNIALEKLKKDYRIFAPKLLPFKGTFSDTPVIRYEEINSFEEICFDQKSDFSPKEVLLPITQRMFYFTENDYKEPDVDNKKILLFLRSCDLHSVKRVDEIYLRNKFSDKYYETLRNKVKFAVMGCAESFENCFCVDMGTNKTDEYDMGVKTDGEKIFLDIRTEEFLTEFSGNEEEFGMDFVKKNKVHVSIPENINLEDVIDLDLWREYDSRCIACGKCNFVCPTCTCTTTQDIFYKENSSNGERRRVWASCHVDGFSDMAGGHSFRQKHGDRMRFKVMHKISDFRKRFGYQMCTGCGRCDDGCPEYISFSNCINKLNKVLKEKSAGLEGKDE
- a CDS encoding lysozyme inhibitor LprI family protein, giving the protein MSKSKKIFLFLLFFSLISCKNNIFNKILDKKTKQTDSIEKNKADSVNQKIEKIVRKWNSATSNKDITALESILADKIEYYQQTVTKAEYISDKKKFFEKNNIYGQEIKGDIEYKILSERQVKVDFLKEVTTKNGTNDYPSYLIFENINGDWKLVLESDLISDENIKKKKSVSKNTNYEKNLIAKMKPVDQELDDMLSYSQSTADMTAAINYASGAWDTELNIIYKLLMEKLSKEEQISLRDKQRNWIKMRDSKINEAAAEFEGGSMGRVTGRSVFLEETKKRTLELSRIYDSL
- a CDS encoding Cof-type HAD-IIB family hydrolase yields the protein MGIKAIVMDVDGTLTNDKKEITPKTREVLLKAQEQGILLILASGRPTTGLVEMGKVLEMDKNNGLFISYNGSKVINFQTGEELFNEPLKLEDAKAVLEHMKKFEIKPMIDKGDYMYVNDVYNCMIRFRGEPFNVIKYESRGGNYKLCEIDDLAAFVDYPLNKILTAGEPEYLQEHYIEMMEPFKDKLNCMFTGPFYFEFTAKDIDKAKALDTVLKPLDITADEVIAFGDGHNDISIIKYAGTGVAMENAVADLKEAADEITLSNEQDGIAESLLKHISNL
- a CDS encoding MATE family efflux transporter — translated: MTVTKIKNGSMSKEFIKFVIPAIISMVVTSMYSIIDGIFVGRGVGENALAAVNIAYPLIMLHIALAMLVAIGGANAFSINKGRGDIKNANRIFLQSMILIVGISVILNVLILVFPTQVSRLLGADDMLLPYVRDYIKWVALFAVIYMPGLALSIFIRNDDAPKREMTGTLIGAVTNIVLDYLFIMVFDMGVSGAAIATGIGQLVSTFIFMTHFTKKNRLLKIEKVKFYIDDIKYIFINGSPSFLMEFSQAAVAFSFNIVLLSRIGALGVSAYSIVMYICSIFNMILIGLVQGIQPIMSFNYGKGNRENIQKVYKMAVRTSLCLTVIVYIAVFIFGKALSDIFIRNNTQVTNMALNMMRYYFLAFFPIGISLINILYFQIIRHEKWAVFLSFIRCIGFVQLSLLIMPELFGITGIFLSFLCGELANCFISVILYKYAEKSQSNTVKISDKKVLFRNIETD
- the asrB gene encoding anaerobic sulfite reductase subunit AsrB — protein: MNNIYLPEASEILSVEKVTPIEWLFRVKFDKKVKSGQFIQISIPKVGEAPISIANFNEREGWIDFLIRKVGKVTDEIFNKQAGEKLFLRGPYGNGFSIENFENKHLVIVAGGSGVAPVRPIIEHFYENREKLKSFRMIAGFKDLESVIFKDDFTRWRKKIDVLVTLDKACSLEGICDGLVTKYIPETILPADLIDVEYIIVGPPVMMKFSCQEVLRRGLSKEQIWVSFERKMSCAVGKCGHCKIDETYICLEGPVFRYDFAEKLLD